TGTGTCATTGGAATAGTAATTTGTTAACCAAAACAATGTTTTgcaataatttgatttttatcttcttaagAAGGGATTCTTAATCATTGGAATAGTAATTTGTTAAAATcttctctaatttttcttaCCTTCAAAACagtgaaattttaatttaaaataacgTTAATATTCAAGGTTAAGAAGTAATTGGTTCTTAACTATTAGAGATGATCTTACattattactatattttataCGAAATCAACCAAGTATCATCTAAGCTTTAATAAGAGTAGTTGATAACATCTGGTATGGCCGGTGGTTTTCATCtgacaataaaataatatgacCTGAcgtatttatatacatttcaaTATTTGTAAGAAGATAAGTTAATGTTGTCACGATTATTGTTGGTACATGAatacaacaacatcaaaagataactatttaaaattcaaaaccaattgGCCGCACATATATCGACAGTTCGACACACGTGTGGACCCGACGTTGCTACTGCAGTGGCTCCTCCTATAGCCGTTGCTCACCAGTGACCGTTAAGAGTTcacttttctttatattttgagATTATTGTCCACAACGCCATTTTTCTAAAAAGCCATTTAAATGATAAAACCTTaaagaaaattgttatttCATTGTAAAAAAATTCCCTTAGAAATAGATTATCAACAAGTAACTAAACGACCGAGAGACATAAtcgaaacaaaaagaattgcAAATTGTTTCAGCCTTGTACCATATAATGTCGAATGAATTCCGAATTATACATAAAAAGGATTAAAAGACCTCAAACGTATAATTCGAAAAAGCCTCTAGCTTCTTCTAAAGATTTCCTCTAGTCTTCAACTTCAGAGTCGAGTACAAAGCTTGGAAATGCTAAAGTCACTTCCCTATAAATCATAGAAACGACGACGTACTTACTTTATATgtcaataaaaacaagaaagagaaatatttttgaaataaaagtcTACTTGAGGTAAGGCAGAGTCATGTTCTTGAGGATTGAAGGATTCTTAGCAACGAGCTCTTTccactcttcttcatcaatcttcCCATCTTTGTTTGTATCAACCTCGAGCATCGTCTGTTTGTAAAAATCGATTCACAAATTCAACATCATTaagatattaaatatatatctttaacaaaaaaaagatattaaatatataggAATATTAATGTCAtaataagaaagataaataGATTAAAATTAGGTATAATGTTGCGTGACCTGTTCCACGATAGCTTCAATAGATTCTTCCGAGAGTTCTAAGTCTGTTTCACCAAGTAGTGCGCCaaccatcttcttcagctaATTTCCAACCAAAACATTTTACACATCAAAATGTTTGTGTATGCATCTCCAAACATCCAAAGAcatatatgataatatatatatgcacataTTTTGATATGGAAAGAataattttgtggttttggaaGGTTGCAATCTATGTTCTACAACTTTGCAATCTgaaccaaaaaatgaaaatttgaaggTAAGATTTTTCAATTACTATTTACTTGTTCGTATAAAGATTTCACCgttttattcaaaattcttttttaatttctccatttttttaatagtagAATTGATGAGATCTATAGCATTTTATCAGTACCTCATGGGGCTCGATGAAGCCGGTTCCATGGAGGTCAAAAAGCTTGAACATAACTACAACATTACAAGCGATTTACTTCATCTATTAGACACGTAAATAAACACGTATATTTTCATGATCCTAAAGTGTAAATAACGTACATGCAGATTTTTCATGTTCGGGAGTGTATGGATGGAATATGCTAAGGGAACGAACAAATTCTCCAAACTCAATCACACCGTTGCGTTTCCtatcaaacatataaaacaCCTGCATGCACCACTTTTTCCGAATTATTTAGCTAAacaccttttttatttttcttgacgTCAATAATATTCATTGAAATatgtaattaaacaaaaaatatgtttatatataattaattatgcaAGTATAGAACAGATATACGAACCCTGTCCGCAAATAGATTTTGCATACTGCCGTTTCTGAACAAAGCCAGAAGAAACTCTTCCTGCTCATAAAATATTAGGTCATGCATGTAGATGCAAatcaaatcccaaaaaaaatgtgattttt
This sequence is a window from Arabidopsis thaliana chromosome 1 sequence. Protein-coding genes within it:
- the CBL8 gene encoding calcineurin B-like protein 8, translated to MLAFVKCFSLKRAKHPRGYEDPHVLASETPFTVNEIEALHDLFKKLSTSIINDGLIHKEEFLLALFRNGSMQNLFADRVFYMFDRKRNGVIEFGEFVRSLSIFHPYTPEHEKSAFMFKLFDLHGTGFIEPHELKKMVGALLGETDLELSEESIEAIVEQTMLEVDTNKDGKIDEEEWKELVAKNPSILKNMTLPYLK
- the CBL8 gene encoding calcineurin B-like protein 8 (calcineurin B-like protein 8 (CBL8); CONTAINS InterPro DOMAIN/s: EF-Hand 1, calcium-binding site (InterPro:IPR018247), Calcineurin B protein (InterPro:IPR015757), Recoverin (InterPro:IPR001125), Calcium-binding EF-hand (InterPro:IPR002048), EF-hand-like domain (InterPro:IPR011992), EF-hand (InterPro:IPR018248), EF-HAND 2 (InterPro:IPR018249); BEST Arabidopsis thaliana protein match is: Calcium-binding EF-hand family protein (TAIR:AT5G24270.2); Has 8036 Blast hits to 8016 proteins in 760 species: Archae - 0; Bacteria - 12; Metazoa - 3984; Fungi - 1032; Plants - 1911; Viruses - 0; Other Eukaryotes - 1097 (source: NCBI BLink).), with product MLAFVKCFSLKRAKHPRGYEDPHVLASETPFTVNEIEALHDLFKKLSTSIINDGLIHKEEFLLALFRNGSMQNLFADRVFYMFDRKRNGVIEFGEFVRSLSIFHPYTPEHEKSAFMFKLFDLHGTGFIEPHELKKMVGALLGETDLELSEESIEAIVEQTMLEVDTNKDGKIDEEEWKELVAKNPSILKNMTLPYLKEVTLAFPSFVLDSEVED